A window of Streptomyces gilvosporeus contains these coding sequences:
- a CDS encoding M16 family metallopeptidase — MTSRTHRATARTSSEGRAVARTQTLLKGTNGAGTVRRTTLPGGLRVVTETLPTVRSVTFGIWAHVGSRDETPSLNGATHYLEHLLFKGTEQRSALDISAAIDAVGGEMNAFTAKEYTCYYARVLDADLPLAIDVVCDMLTGSLIDAEDVDAERGVILEEIAMTEDDPGDCVHDLFAHTMLGDTPLGRPVLGSVDTINALTAPRIRRFYKKHYDPTHLVVTAAGNIDHAKVVRLVRRAFERAGALGGTDAAPIGPRSGNRAIRTAGRVEHLGRKTEQAHVILGVPGMSRTDDRRWAMGVLNTALGGGMSSRLFQEVREKRGLAYSVYSYTSGFADCGLFGVYAGCRPNQVHDVLAICRDELAQVAAEGLTDDEIHRAIGQLRGSTVLGLEDTGALMHRLGKSELCWGEQMSVDEMLARIAAVTPDEVREVAAEILGARPSLSVIGPLNDRQAARLDEAVA, encoded by the coding sequence GTGACGTCCCGTACGCACAGGGCGACGGCCCGCACCTCTTCGGAGGGGCGGGCCGTCGCCCGTACCCAAACGCTTCTCAAGGGCACCAACGGCGCCGGCACGGTCCGCCGGACCACCCTCCCCGGCGGCCTGCGCGTGGTCACCGAGACGCTGCCCACGGTCCGCTCCGTCACCTTCGGCATCTGGGCACACGTCGGCTCCCGCGACGAGACCCCGTCGCTCAACGGCGCCACGCACTACCTGGAGCACCTGCTCTTCAAGGGCACCGAGCAGCGCAGCGCGCTCGACATCTCCGCCGCCATCGACGCCGTCGGCGGCGAGATGAACGCCTTCACCGCGAAGGAATACACCTGCTACTACGCGCGGGTGCTCGACGCCGATCTGCCGCTCGCCATCGACGTCGTCTGCGACATGCTCACCGGCTCGCTGATAGACGCCGAGGACGTGGACGCCGAACGCGGCGTCATCCTCGAAGAGATCGCGATGACCGAGGACGACCCGGGCGACTGCGTGCACGACCTGTTCGCGCACACCATGCTCGGCGACACCCCCCTCGGCCGCCCGGTCCTGGGCTCCGTCGACACCATCAACGCCCTGACCGCCCCGCGCATCCGCCGCTTCTACAAGAAGCACTACGACCCCACCCACCTCGTCGTCACCGCCGCGGGCAACATTGACCACGCCAAGGTCGTCCGCCTCGTCCGCCGCGCCTTCGAGCGGGCCGGGGCCCTGGGCGGTACGGACGCCGCCCCGATCGGCCCGCGCTCCGGCAACCGAGCCATCCGCACCGCCGGCCGCGTCGAGCACCTCGGCCGCAAGACCGAGCAGGCACATGTCATCCTCGGCGTCCCCGGGATGTCCCGCACCGACGACCGCCGCTGGGCCATGGGCGTACTCAACACCGCCCTCGGCGGCGGCATGTCCTCCCGCCTCTTCCAGGAGGTCCGCGAGAAGCGCGGCCTGGCCTACAGCGTGTACTCCTACACCTCGGGCTTCGCCGACTGCGGACTGTTCGGCGTCTACGCGGGCTGCCGCCCCAACCAGGTGCACGACGTCCTTGCGATCTGCCGCGACGAACTCGCCCAGGTGGCCGCCGAGGGCCTGACCGACGACGAGATCCACCGCGCGATCGGCCAGCTCCGCGGCTCCACCGTGCTGGGCCTGGAGGACACCGGCGCGCTGATGCACCGCCTGGGCAAGAGCGAGCTGTGCTGGGGGGAGCAGATGTCGGTGGACGAGATGCTCGCCCGGATAGCCGCCGTCACCCCCGACGAGGTCCGCGAGGTGGCCGCCGAGATCCTGGGCGCCCGCCCCTCGCTGTCCGTCATCGGCCCGCTGAACGACCGGCAGGCGGCCCGGCTGGACGAGGCCGTCGCCTAG
- the dapB gene encoding 4-hydroxy-tetrahydrodipicolinate reductase, whose product MSKLRVAVLGAKGRIGSEAVRAVEAAEDLELVAALGRGDKLETLVEAEAQVVVELTNPGAVMGNLDFCVRHGIHAVVGTTGWTDERLAQLHTSLAASPETGVLIAPNFSIGAVLTMQFAQQAARFFESVEVIELHHPNKADAPSGTAARTAQLIAAARKEAGSAPQPDATTTALDGARGADVDGIPVHSVRLRGLLAHQEVLLGGEGETLTIRHDSLHHSSFMPGILLGVRRVVTTPGLTMGLENFLDLG is encoded by the coding sequence ATGAGCAAGCTGCGCGTGGCCGTACTCGGCGCCAAGGGCCGCATCGGCTCCGAGGCCGTACGGGCCGTCGAGGCCGCCGAGGACCTGGAGCTGGTCGCGGCCCTGGGCCGGGGCGACAAGCTGGAGACGCTGGTGGAGGCCGAGGCCCAGGTGGTCGTCGAGCTGACCAACCCGGGCGCCGTGATGGGCAACCTCGACTTCTGCGTCCGGCACGGCATCCACGCCGTGGTCGGCACCACCGGCTGGACCGACGAGCGCCTCGCGCAGCTGCACACCTCGCTCGCCGCCTCCCCGGAGACCGGCGTGCTCATCGCGCCCAACTTCTCCATCGGCGCGGTGCTCACCATGCAGTTCGCCCAGCAGGCGGCCCGCTTCTTCGAATCCGTCGAGGTCATCGAGCTGCACCACCCCAACAAGGCGGACGCCCCCTCCGGCACGGCCGCCCGTACGGCCCAGCTGATCGCCGCGGCCCGCAAGGAGGCCGGCAGCGCCCCGCAGCCGGACGCCACCACCACGGCCCTGGACGGCGCCCGCGGCGCCGACGTCGACGGCATCCCGGTCCACTCGGTCCGCCTGCGCGGCCTGCTGGCCCACCAGGAAGTCCTCCTCGGCGGCGAGGGCGAAACCCTCACCATCCGGCACGACTCCCTCCACCACAGCAGCTTCATGCCGGGCATCCTGCTCGGCGTGCGCCGCGTCGTGACCACCCCGGGCCTGACCATGGGCCTGGAAAACTTCCTCGACCTCGGCTGA
- a CDS encoding tetratricopeptide repeat protein — protein MRAKITYFVLAAVLVVYFVLVGSRGVLLIEQGTAVTVTFGVAVLILPLIGVWFLWHTTQFARKAGLLARELEAEGGLPVDELRRTPGGRIDRDSADEVFAKRRAETEQSPTDWRTWFRLAVAYHDARDTPRARKAMQRAIALHDGKPVRA, from the coding sequence GTGCGCGCAAAGATCACCTACTTCGTCCTGGCGGCCGTCCTCGTCGTCTACTTCGTCCTGGTCGGCAGCCGCGGCGTCCTGCTCATCGAGCAGGGCACCGCGGTCACCGTCACCTTCGGCGTAGCCGTCCTGATCCTGCCGCTCATCGGCGTGTGGTTTCTCTGGCACACCACCCAGTTCGCCCGCAAGGCCGGCCTCCTGGCCCGCGAACTGGAGGCCGAGGGCGGACTCCCCGTCGACGAACTCCGCCGCACCCCCGGCGGCCGCATCGACCGCGACTCCGCCGACGAGGTCTTCGCCAAACGCCGCGCCGAAACCGAACAGTCCCCCACCGACTGGCGCACCTGGTTCCGCCTGGCCGTCGCCTACCACGACGCCCGCGACACCCCCCGAGCCCGCAAGGCCATGCAGCGCGCCATCGCCTTGCACGACGGAAAACCGGTACGAGCCTGA
- a CDS encoding PH domain-containing protein, giving the protein MPLPFLTADRDLDGHGSPEDPVAPAHTGPGHWRRPYRPGPWRVGTAAVFFLLASFVLLSAMIIGLAGSLTGAAICGAVAALLIVFALRMLRVGVWVSAHGLRQVALLRTTTAPWSAVAAIRTVQQPVRWLGLPRTVQGQAVVAHRAHETAPRILITDHDGDFQSRPEAFERAADVLEAWAAEYRGGGNP; this is encoded by the coding sequence GTGCCCCTGCCCTTCCTGACGGCCGACCGTGACCTCGATGGCCACGGCAGCCCGGAGGATCCGGTCGCACCCGCGCACACCGGGCCCGGCCACTGGCGCCGTCCCTACCGCCCCGGACCGTGGCGGGTGGGGACGGCGGCCGTGTTTTTCCTGCTCGCCTCGTTCGTCCTGCTCTCGGCCATGATCATCGGCCTGGCCGGTTCGCTCACCGGGGCCGCGATCTGTGGGGCGGTGGCGGCGCTGCTGATCGTCTTCGCCCTGCGGATGCTGCGCGTGGGGGTGTGGGTGAGCGCCCATGGGCTGCGGCAGGTGGCACTGCTGCGGACGACGACCGCCCCCTGGAGCGCGGTCGCCGCGATCCGTACCGTGCAGCAGCCGGTGCGCTGGCTGGGCCTGCCGCGTACGGTGCAGGGTCAGGCCGTGGTCGCCCACCGCGCGCACGAGACGGCACCGCGGATCCTGATCACGGACCACGACGGCGATTTCCAGTCACGCCCGGAAGCGTTCGAACGGGCGGCGGATGTGCTGGAGGCCTGGGCGGCGGAGTATCGGGGTGGGGGAAACCCTTAA
- the thyX gene encoding FAD-dependent thymidylate synthase: MTVELVKHSASDSDVLWAARVSTAGEQSLEELQKDPERSKGLINFLMRDRHGSPFEHNSMTFFISAPIFVFREFMRHRVGWSYNEESGRYRQLESVFYVPGQSRKLVQQGRPGKYEFVEGTPAQHELTTRVMEDSYRQAYAAYQEMLAEGVAREVARAVLPVGLYSSMYATCNARSLMHFLGLRTQHELAKVPSFPQREIEMVGEQMEAHWAKLMPLTYGAFNANGRIAP, from the coding sequence GTGACGGTCGAGCTGGTCAAGCACAGCGCCTCGGACAGCGACGTGCTCTGGGCGGCCCGCGTCTCCACCGCCGGCGAGCAGTCCCTGGAGGAGCTCCAGAAGGACCCCGAGCGCTCCAAGGGCCTGATCAACTTCCTCATGCGGGACCGCCACGGCAGCCCCTTCGAGCACAACTCCATGACCTTCTTCATCAGCGCGCCGATCTTCGTCTTCCGCGAGTTCATGCGACACCGCGTCGGTTGGTCGTACAACGAGGAATCCGGCCGCTACCGCCAGCTGGAGTCGGTCTTCTACGTCCCCGGGCAGTCCCGCAAGCTCGTTCAGCAGGGCCGTCCCGGCAAGTACGAATTCGTCGAGGGCACCCCGGCGCAGCACGAGCTCACCACCCGCGTCATGGAGGACAGCTACCGCCAGGCGTACGCGGCCTACCAGGAGATGCTCGCCGAGGGCGTCGCCCGCGAGGTGGCCCGCGCCGTCCTGCCCGTCGGCCTGTACTCCTCGATGTACGCGACCTGCAACGCCCGCTCGCTGATGCACTTCCTGGGCCTGCGCACCCAGCACGAACTGGCCAAGGTCCCGTCCTTCCCGCAGCGCGAGATCGAGATGGTCGGCGAGCAGATGGAGGCCCACTGGGCCAAGCTCATGCCGCTCACCTACGGCGCATTCAATGCGAACGGCCGCATCGCTCCGTAA
- the dapA gene encoding 4-hydroxy-tetrahydrodipicolinate synthase, whose amino-acid sequence MAPTSTPQTPFGRVLTAMVTPFTADGALDLDGAQQLAAHLVDAGNDGLVLNGTTGESPTTSDAEKVQLVRAVVDAVGDRAFVVAGAGTNDTHHSLELARAAQDAGAHGLLAVTPYYSKPPQEGLLRHFTAIADATDLPVMLYDIPGRSGVPINTETIVRLAEHPRIVANKDAKGDLGRASWAIARSGLAWYSGDDMLNLPLLSVGAIGFVSVVGHVVTPELRALLDAHLNGDVTKATEIHQKLLPVFTGMFRTQGVITTKAALGLQGLPGGPLRLPLVELSPEETEQLKRDLAAGGVQL is encoded by the coding sequence ATGGCTCCGACTTCCACACCGCAGACCCCCTTCGGGCGGGTGCTGACCGCCATGGTCACGCCGTTCACGGCGGATGGCGCCCTCGACCTCGACGGCGCGCAGCAGCTCGCCGCCCACCTGGTGGACGCCGGCAATGACGGCCTCGTCCTCAACGGCACCACCGGAGAGTCACCGACCACCAGTGACGCCGAGAAAGTCCAGCTGGTCCGCGCCGTGGTCGATGCGGTCGGGGACCGCGCCTTCGTCGTCGCCGGAGCCGGCACCAACGACACCCACCACAGCCTGGAGCTCGCCCGCGCCGCCCAGGACGCCGGCGCCCACGGCCTGCTCGCGGTGACCCCGTACTACAGCAAGCCCCCGCAGGAGGGCCTGCTGCGCCACTTCACGGCCATCGCGGACGCCACCGACCTGCCGGTCATGCTCTACGACATCCCCGGCCGCAGCGGCGTCCCGATCAACACCGAGACCATCGTCCGGCTCGCCGAGCACCCCCGCATCGTGGCCAACAAGGACGCCAAGGGCGACCTCGGCCGCGCCAGCTGGGCCATCGCCCGCTCCGGCCTCGCCTGGTACAGCGGCGACGACATGCTCAACCTCCCGCTGCTCTCGGTCGGTGCCATCGGCTTCGTCTCCGTCGTCGGCCATGTCGTCACCCCCGAGCTGCGCGCCCTCCTGGACGCCCACCTCAACGGCGACGTCACCAAGGCGACCGAGATCCACCAGAAGCTGCTGCCGGTCTTCACCGGCATGTTCCGCACCCAGGGCGTCATCACCACCAAGGCCGCCCTCGGCCTCCAGGGCCTGCCCGGCGGCCCGCTGCGCCTGCCGCTCGTCGAGCTCTCCCCCGAGGAGACCGAGCAGCTCAAGCGCGACCTCGCGGCCGGTGGCGTACAGCTCTAG
- a CDS encoding ribonuclease J, whose protein sequence is MSHPHPELGAPPKLPKGGLRVTPLGGLGEIGRNMTVFEYGGRLLIVDCGVLFPEEEQPGIDLILPDFTSIRDRLDDIDGIVLTHGHEDHIGGVPYLLREKPDIPLIGSKLTLALIEAKLQEHRIRPYTLEVAEGDRERLGPFDCEFVAVNHSIPDALAVAVRTPAGMVVHTGDFKMDQLPLDRRLTDLPAFARLGEEGIDLLLSDSTNAEVPGFVPPERDISNVLRGVFASAQKRIIVASFASHVHRIQQILDAAHEYGRRVAFVGRSMVRNMGIARELGYLNVPAGLVVDVKTLDDLPDDEIVLVCTGSQGEPMAALSRMANRDHQIRIVQGDTVILASSLIPGNENAVYRVINGLTRWGANVVHKGNAKVHVSGHASAGELLYFYNICKPKNLMPVHGEWRHLRANAELGALTGVPKDRIVIAEDGVVVDLVDGVAKITGKVQAGYVYVDGLSVGDVTETHLKDRRILGDEGIISVFVVVDSTTGKTVGGPNIHARGSGIDDAAFSAVVPKIEDALAKSAQDGVTEPHQLQQLIRRSVGKWVSDNYRRRPMILPVVVEV, encoded by the coding sequence TTGAGTCATCCGCATCCCGAGCTCGGCGCTCCGCCGAAGCTTCCCAAGGGCGGCCTGCGCGTCACCCCCCTCGGCGGCCTGGGGGAGATCGGCCGCAACATGACGGTCTTCGAATACGGCGGCCGACTGCTGATCGTCGACTGCGGAGTGCTCTTCCCGGAGGAGGAGCAGCCCGGAATCGACCTGATCCTGCCGGACTTCACGTCCATCCGGGACCGCCTCGACGACATCGACGGCATCGTGCTCACGCACGGCCACGAGGACCACATCGGCGGCGTCCCCTACCTCCTGCGCGAGAAGCCGGACATCCCGCTGATCGGCTCCAAGCTGACCCTCGCCCTGATCGAGGCCAAGCTTCAGGAGCACCGCATCCGCCCCTACACGCTGGAGGTCGCCGAGGGCGACCGCGAGCGCCTGGGCCCCTTCGACTGCGAGTTCGTCGCGGTCAACCACTCCATCCCGGACGCCCTCGCGGTCGCCGTCCGCACCCCCGCGGGCATGGTCGTGCACACCGGCGACTTCAAGATGGACCAGCTCCCGCTGGACCGCCGCCTGACCGACCTCCCCGCGTTCGCCAGGCTCGGCGAGGAGGGCATCGACCTCCTCCTGTCCGACTCGACCAACGCCGAGGTTCCGGGCTTCGTCCCGCCCGAGCGCGATATCTCCAACGTGCTGCGCGGCGTCTTCGCCAGTGCCCAGAAGCGCATCATCGTCGCCAGCTTCGCCAGCCATGTGCACCGCATCCAGCAGATCCTCGATGCGGCACACGAGTACGGGCGACGGGTCGCCTTCGTCGGCCGCTCGATGGTCCGCAACATGGGCATCGCCCGCGAGCTGGGCTATCTCAATGTCCCGGCCGGCCTGGTCGTCGACGTCAAGACCCTCGACGACCTCCCGGACGACGAGATCGTCCTCGTCTGCACCGGCTCCCAGGGCGAGCCGATGGCCGCGCTCTCCCGTATGGCCAACCGCGACCACCAGATCCGCATCGTCCAGGGCGACACCGTCATCCTGGCCTCGTCCCTCATCCCGGGGAACGAGAACGCGGTCTACCGCGTCATCAACGGCCTGACCCGCTGGGGCGCCAACGTCGTCCACAAGGGCAACGCCAAGGTGCACGTCTCCGGGCACGCCTCGGCCGGCGAGCTGCTGTACTTCTACAACATCTGCAAGCCGAAGAACCTGATGCCGGTGCACGGCGAATGGCGCCATCTGCGCGCCAACGCCGAACTGGGCGCCCTGACCGGCGTACCGAAGGACCGCATCGTCATCGCCGAGGACGGCGTCGTGGTCGACCTGGTCGACGGCGTCGCCAAGATCACCGGCAAGGTCCAGGCGGGCTATGTCTACGTCGACGGCCTCTCGGTCGGCGATGTGACGGAAACCCATCTCAAGGACCGCCGCATCCTCGGCGACGAAGGCATCATCTCGGTCTTCGTGGTCGTGGACAGCACCACCGGCAAGACCGTCGGCGGCCCCAACATCCACGCCCGTGGCTCCGGCATCGACGACGCCGCCTTCTCCGCCGTCGTCCCCAAGATCGAAGATGCCCTCGCCAAGTCGGCCCAGGACGGCGTCACCGAGCCCCACCAGCTCCAGCAGCTGATCCGCCGCTCGGTCGGCAAGTGGGTGTCGGACAACTACCGCCGCCGCCCGATGATCCTCCCCGTGGTCGTCGAGGTCTGA
- a CDS encoding DegT/DnrJ/EryC1/StrS family aminotransferase — protein sequence MGTAGTLKSAGVRAGDEVVVPAYGNAEVAHAVAQLGAVPVYADVDAESYCLDPAAVADVVTSRTAAVVAIHRFGRQADAGWIREIGQRRGVLVLVEDEPGARSEGVERRRALATYLDGRLNGVGTPVPAAGHTYEQYVVRVPGNGRPDRDAFARALRGKGVACTVPVQAPVYRMPGLRRDVFLPQTERAVDETLALPLRVDMPRRDVQKMVHACNALGGLLEPAF from the coding sequence ATGGGGACAGCTGGAACGCTCAAGTCCGCCGGTGTACGTGCTGGTGACGAGGTCGTGGTGCCGGCCTACGGAAACGCCGAGGTGGCGCATGCCGTGGCGCAGCTGGGTGCTGTGCCGGTGTACGCCGATGTGGATGCCGAGAGTTACTGCCTCGATCCGGCCGCGGTGGCCGATGTGGTGACCAGCCGGACGGCTGCCGTGGTGGCCATACACCGCTTCGGGCGGCAGGCCGACGCGGGATGGATTCGCGAAATCGGGCAGCGGCGCGGGGTGTTGGTCCTGGTCGAGGACGAGCCCGGGGCGCGGTCGGAGGGTGTGGAGCGGCGGCGGGCGCTGGCGACGTATCTGGACGGTCGGCTCAATGGCGTCGGGACGCCGGTGCCGGCGGCCGGACACACCTATGAGCAATATGTGGTGCGGGTCCCGGGGAATGGTCGGCCCGACCGGGATGCCTTTGCACGGGCCTTGCGGGGCAAGGGAGTTGCCTGCACGGTTCCCGTGCAGGCGCCGGTGTATCGGATGCCCGGATTGCGGCGGGATGTGTTTTTGCCGCAGACGGAGCGGGCGGTTGACGAGACATTGGCGCTGCCGTTGCGGGTGGATATGCCGCGGCGGGATGTGCAGAAGATGGTGCATGCCTGTAATGCGCTGGGGGGACTACTCGAACCGGCCTTTTAG
- a CDS encoding SpoIIE family protein phosphatase: protein MGSAVITARAAATFEPVGRSVATARAFVRDTLQGWGCGDIVDDAVVLTSELVTNAVVHAGTAADVLCLRTDGGVRISVADRYPEREIPLQNAGQTMVHPDREGGRGLLLCGALASRWGVEYTAAQKHVWFQLELPERPAGTRSAGPALPVDALPATDTRVRVAVVQIDRAGCISFWNDDAQDLFGYEQEKVIGKPITDFAAWPHTPGTGTGIAEALELSRWEGSYGIRGADGRVLPVYASHLRVRDADGDASTVCLLVRDHERAILQSPQRTPAPDAATQTARSAVHPSDPFEVFIGSPAPDDLDGLLQRTVERARDMLDGDAAYLLLATDDETELEVRASTGLPSARQRFARVPVEAGSGRYGSARMPAVHEDLTAVPGAVPLLSGTGMRSVVTVPLKVEGRLTGSLGVAAEGPGRYTNEEALRLQFAADRIALAVERARLTELEKLRRGSLSFLVEASDLLAGTLDRDQTLALMAQMTVPTLATWCAVYTVADQASEPELSYVLHEDEDRIDGLKTLLLKVDPPEPVTTPGARVWTAPGDAAHDAALRTSMRSLGLGHAARPSTGPGATLATASAVGGETVVLPLVARNRVIGMLTLGKPAEEHFRQEILELAEDLSRRAALALDNARLYSERTAISQSLQRSLLPPEPLPDIPGVEVEVIYRAAGEGNEVGGDFYDLFPIRDGAYGFAIGDVCGTGPEAAAVTGLARHALRLLAREGFGGPAVLERLNAAILDEGARSRFLTLLYGELWPQPDGSALLKVVCAGHPLPLRLRQDGTVEPAAEPQPLLGVMDDLELYEQTVTLDPGDVLLCVTDGVTERREGTRMLGDDGLTDVLTTCTGLTAGAVAARILRAVERFAAEPASDDMAILAMRVPEIPAG from the coding sequence ATGGGGAGTGCTGTGATCACCGCGCGGGCCGCCGCCACCTTCGAGCCGGTCGGGCGCTCGGTCGCCACTGCCCGTGCGTTCGTCCGGGACACCCTCCAGGGCTGGGGCTGCGGCGACATCGTCGACGACGCCGTCGTGCTGACCAGCGAACTGGTCACCAACGCCGTGGTGCACGCCGGCACCGCCGCCGATGTGCTGTGTCTGCGCACCGACGGCGGCGTCCGCATCTCCGTCGCCGACCGCTACCCCGAACGCGAGATCCCGCTCCAGAACGCCGGCCAGACCATGGTCCACCCCGACCGCGAGGGCGGCCGCGGCCTGCTGCTGTGCGGCGCGCTGGCCTCCCGCTGGGGTGTGGAGTACACCGCGGCACAAAAACACGTCTGGTTCCAGCTGGAGCTGCCCGAGCGCCCGGCCGGCACCCGCTCCGCCGGCCCCGCCCTCCCGGTGGACGCCCTCCCCGCCACCGACACCCGCGTCCGCGTCGCCGTCGTCCAGATCGACCGCGCCGGCTGCATCAGCTTCTGGAACGACGACGCCCAGGACCTCTTCGGCTACGAGCAGGAGAAGGTCATCGGCAAGCCCATCACCGACTTCGCCGCCTGGCCGCACACGCCCGGCACCGGCACCGGCATCGCCGAGGCCCTGGAGCTCTCCCGCTGGGAAGGCTCCTACGGCATCCGGGGCGCCGACGGCCGCGTCCTGCCCGTATACGCCTCCCACCTGCGGGTCCGCGATGCCGACGGCGATGCCTCCACCGTCTGCCTCCTGGTGCGCGACCACGAGCGCGCCATCCTCCAGAGCCCCCAGCGCACCCCCGCCCCGGACGCCGCCACACAGACCGCCCGGTCGGCGGTTCACCCCTCCGACCCGTTCGAGGTCTTCATCGGCTCCCCGGCCCCCGACGACCTCGACGGCCTCCTCCAGCGCACGGTCGAACGCGCCCGCGACATGCTCGACGGCGATGCCGCCTACCTCCTGCTGGCCACCGACGACGAGACCGAACTGGAGGTCCGCGCCTCCACGGGCCTGCCCTCCGCCCGCCAGCGCTTCGCCCGCGTCCCCGTCGAGGCCGGATCCGGACGCTACGGCTCCGCCCGGATGCCCGCCGTCCACGAGGACCTCACCGCCGTCCCCGGCGCCGTACCCCTGCTCAGCGGGACGGGCATGCGCTCCGTCGTCACCGTCCCCCTCAAGGTCGAGGGCCGGCTGACCGGGTCCCTCGGCGTCGCCGCGGAAGGCCCCGGCCGCTATACGAACGAAGAGGCCCTTCGCCTCCAGTTCGCCGCCGACCGCATCGCCCTCGCCGTCGAACGCGCCCGGCTGACCGAGCTGGAAAAGCTCCGCCGCGGCTCCCTCTCCTTCCTCGTCGAGGCCTCCGACCTGCTCGCCGGCACCCTCGACCGCGACCAGACGCTGGCCCTGATGGCTCAGATGACGGTCCCGACGCTCGCCACCTGGTGCGCCGTCTACACCGTCGCCGACCAGGCATCCGAGCCCGAGCTCTCCTACGTCCTACACGAGGACGAGGACCGGATCGACGGCCTCAAGACCCTCCTGCTGAAGGTCGACCCGCCCGAGCCGGTCACCACCCCCGGCGCCCGCGTATGGACGGCCCCCGGCGACGCCGCCCACGACGCCGCGCTGCGCACCTCCATGCGCAGCCTGGGCCTGGGCCACGCCGCCCGCCCCTCCACGGGTCCCGGCGCCACCCTGGCCACCGCCTCCGCCGTCGGCGGCGAGACCGTCGTCCTCCCCCTCGTCGCCCGTAACCGCGTCATCGGCATGCTCACCCTCGGCAAACCCGCCGAGGAACACTTCCGCCAGGAGATCCTCGAACTGGCCGAGGACCTCTCCCGACGCGCCGCCCTCGCCCTGGACAACGCCCGCCTCTACTCCGAGCGCACGGCCATCAGCCAGTCCCTCCAGCGCAGCCTGCTCCCCCCGGAGCCACTGCCCGACATCCCCGGCGTCGAGGTCGAGGTCATCTACCGCGCGGCCGGCGAGGGCAACGAGGTCGGCGGCGACTTCTACGACCTCTTCCCCATCCGCGACGGCGCCTACGGCTTCGCCATCGGCGACGTCTGCGGTACGGGCCCGGAAGCCGCCGCGGTCACGGGCCTGGCCCGCCACGCCCTGCGCCTGCTGGCCCGCGAGGGCTTCGGCGGCCCCGCCGTCCTGGAGCGGCTGAACGCCGCCATCCTCGACGAGGGCGCCCGCAGCCGTTTCCTGACGCTCCTTTACGGCGAGCTGTGGCCCCAGCCCGACGGCAGCGCCCTCCTCAAGGTCGTCTGCGCCGGCCACCCCCTCCCGCTCCGCCTCCGCCAGGACGGCACCGTCGAACCGGCCGCCGAACCCCAGCCCCTTCTCGGCGTCATGGACGACCTCGAACTCTACGAACAGACCGTCACCCTCGACCCCGGCGACGTCCTGCTGTGCGTCACCGACGGCGTCACCGAACGCCGCGAGGGCACCCGCATGCTCGGCGACGACGGACTCACCGATGTTCTGACGACCTGTACGGGCCTGACCGCCGGCGCCGTCGCCGCCCGCATCCTGCGTGCCGTCGAACGCTTCGCCGCCGAACCGGCCTCCGACGACATGGCCATCCTCGCCATGCGCGTCCCCGAAATCCCCGCGGGCTGA